In a single window of the Pseudodesulfovibrio profundus genome:
- a CDS encoding N-acyl amino acid synthase FeeM domain-containing protein, with amino-acid sequence MVKKGKVKKMESGLERRRTVRIRRSSLIKNKLEGIDRPAMKIAETQEELEQAFGIVYDAYRAANYIKEPHPSKMAYGIHSLLPTTCVFVFKSYLSVLSTMTYIPDTPVFGLPMDAVYKEELDTLRNQGRNIAEVGALATPKQRRWINLISYLAKALFWYARMTDVDDVCIMVNPKHVRFYKEIFLFEDFGEEKWYDGVDAPAVALRVDMDTYERKMTDAYGEADFDTDLLSFFTKVNNVILDPNIEYPIKRTLPLDMSTVKGFITKRPELLETMTEDQEQLFRMIYYEINGIESGFTH; translated from the coding sequence ATGGTCAAAAAAGGAAAAGTGAAGAAAATGGAAAGCGGCCTAGAAAGAAGACGCACTGTACGCATACGGCGATCATCGCTTATCAAGAACAAGCTTGAGGGTATTGATCGTCCGGCAATGAAGATAGCTGAAACCCAGGAAGAACTGGAGCAGGCTTTCGGTATTGTCTACGATGCGTATCGTGCCGCGAACTATATCAAGGAACCACACCCATCGAAGATGGCATATGGTATTCACAGCCTCCTCCCCACCACCTGTGTGTTCGTATTCAAGTCCTACCTGTCGGTCCTCTCTACCATGACCTATATTCCGGATACGCCGGTCTTCGGCCTGCCCATGGATGCGGTGTACAAGGAAGAACTGGACACCCTGCGAAATCAGGGACGAAACATAGCTGAAGTGGGTGCGTTGGCGACCCCCAAGCAACGCCGGTGGATCAACCTCATCTCCTACCTTGCCAAGGCGCTCTTCTGGTATGCGCGCATGACGGATGTGGATGATGTCTGTATCATGGTCAATCCCAAGCACGTCCGTTTTTACAAGGAAATTTTCCTGTTCGAGGACTTCGGAGAGGAAAAGTGGTATGACGGAGTGGATGCCCCTGCAGTGGCCTTGCGCGTCGATATGGATACCTATGAGCGGAAGATGACCGATGCCTATGGCGAAGCGGATTTTGATACGGATCTGCTGTCGTTTTTTACAAAGGTCAATAACGTCATCCTCGATCCGAATATTGAATATCCCATCAAGCGTACCTTGCCTCTCGATATGTCCACAGTGAAGGGATTCATTACCAAGCGTCCTGAACTGCTTGAGACCATGACGGAAGATCAGGAGCAACTGTTCAGAATGATTTATTACGAAATCAACGGCATAGAGAGCGGTTTTACTCACTAG
- a CDS encoding calcium-binding protein, with the protein MSDSTQNSQDKSIRVVIESGETAVYTVGADSNLVFGFDSDSVLIEQRGNDLVILGDDGGTAVLKGYVSLVEAGTPPDVLLNDGILVAGDVFLMSQGQPEETAADGVVSGSGLNGYFDDAGGLVGGDNFGFDAGDGGLDGSGEAIQFFAARDTELFLVNQAVNETDSAPTGGSTDGSGPDVEVPSYDYPEIAPAPAFGRAGALDSDHFLLRPADVDENDPEPWTIRGNPFGDDEFNGGAGNDMLNGMGGNDIIYGNDGDDVIAGSFGDDILYGGHGNDQLGGQQGNNTIYGGGGYDSISAGGGSNVIVLNEETFSQGQAIVEVKDFEFANDGFKLEDGVEFEALRQFGVDGAPDTYVEAVLGNGTDDNVIVRLMGMERADFDAALDSLPDSHVFADDEQLLQYMSGNDSAWV; encoded by the coding sequence ATGTCAGATTCCACACAAAACAGCCAGGACAAGTCCATACGTGTCGTCATCGAATCAGGAGAAACCGCGGTATATACCGTTGGTGCTGATTCCAATCTGGTCTTCGGATTCGATTCGGATTCCGTTCTGATCGAACAGCGTGGAAATGACCTTGTGATTCTTGGTGACGATGGCGGAACCGCTGTCCTCAAGGGGTATGTATCGCTGGTGGAAGCTGGAACGCCTCCTGATGTACTGCTTAATGATGGCATTTTGGTCGCTGGTGATGTCTTCCTGATGTCTCAGGGGCAACCGGAAGAAACCGCAGCTGACGGCGTGGTTAGTGGCAGTGGACTGAATGGCTATTTTGATGATGCTGGTGGTCTGGTTGGTGGCGATAATTTCGGATTCGATGCTGGCGATGGTGGTTTGGATGGAAGTGGCGAGGCAATACAATTTTTCGCAGCTCGTGACACAGAGCTGTTTCTAGTTAACCAAGCCGTTAACGAAACCGATAGCGCCCCGACAGGTGGGTCTACAGACGGTTCCGGTCCAGACGTCGAAGTTCCTTCCTATGATTATCCGGAAATTGCCCCGGCTCCCGCTTTTGGTCGTGCAGGCGCTCTTGATAGTGATCACTTCCTGCTCCGGCCCGCTGATGTTGATGAAAATGATCCCGAACCCTGGACCATTCGCGGCAATCCCTTTGGCGATGATGAGTTCAATGGTGGTGCCGGGAACGACATGCTCAACGGCATGGGCGGCAATGATATCATTTACGGTAATGATGGCGATGATGTCATCGCTGGCAGCTTTGGTGACGACATCCTCTACGGCGGTCATGGAAATGATCAGCTTGGCGGTCAACAGGGTAACAATACCATATACGGTGGCGGTGGGTATGATTCCATTTCCGCTGGCGGTGGATCCAATGTGATCGTCCTTAACGAAGAGACCTTCTCACAAGGTCAGGCCATAGTTGAGGTCAAGGATTTCGAATTTGCCAATGACGGCTTCAAGCTTGAAGACGGTGTGGAATTTGAAGCGTTGCGTCAGTTCGGTGTGGATGGCGCTCCTGACACCTATGTCGAGGCAGTGCTTGGCAACGGCACGGACGACAACGTTATCGTTCGCCTCATGGGCATGGAACGCGCCGATTTTGATGCCGCTCTCGACAGCCTTCCCGATTCACACGTGTTTGCCGATGACGAGCAACTGCTCCAGTACATGTCCGGTAATGACTCAGCCTGGGTTTAA